A genomic segment from Phragmites australis chromosome 6, lpPhrAust1.1, whole genome shotgun sequence encodes:
- the LOC133922033 gene encoding beta-fructofuranosidase, insoluble isoenzyme 1: MYYKGWYHLFYQYNPKGAVWGNIVWAHSVSRDLINWIALEPAIAPSIPSDQHGCWSGSATLLQDGTPAILYTGISRPDINYQVQNIAFPKNKSDPLLREWVKPGYNPIAVPEAGMNATQFRDPTTAWYADGHWRMLVGGVRATRGVAYVYRSRDFTHWVRAKHPLHSALTGMWECPDFFPVSGSGQQNGLDTSESGVKYVLKNSLDLTRYDYYTVGTYDRKKDRYVPDSPNGDQHRLRYDYGNYYASKTFYDPAKRRRVLLGWANESDSVPDDKAKGWAGIHAIPRKIWLDPSGKQLLQWPIEEVEKLRGKPVSVSDKVVKPGQHFEVTGLGTYQADVEVSFEVSSLEKAEPFDPAYDNDAQKLCGVKGADVKGGVGPFGLWVLASADLQEKTAVFFRVFKDGYGKPKVLMCTDPTKSSLSPDLYKPTFAGFVDTDISSGKISLKSLIDRSVVESFGAGGRTCILSRVYPSMAIGKDAHLYVFNNGEADVKVTHLTAWEMKKPLMNGA, from the exons ATGTACTACAAGGGATGGTACCATTTGTTCTACCAGTACAACCCTAAGGGCGCCGTGTGGGGCAACATCGTATGGGCGCACTCCGTTTCGCGTGACCTCATCAACTGGATCGCGCTGGAGCCGGCCATCGCACCCAGCATCCCGTCCGACCAGCATGGCTGCTGGTCCGGCTCCGCGACGCTCCTCCAAGACGGCACGCCGGCGATCCTCTACACGGGGATCAGCCGCCCGGACATCAACTACCAGGTGCAGAACATCGCGTTCCCCAAGAACAAGTCCGACCCGCTGCTCCGTGAGTGGGTCAAGCCGGGGTACAACCCGATCGCCGTGCCGGAGGCCGGTATGAACGCGACGCAGTTCCGCGACCCGACCACGGCCTGGTATGCGGACGGGCACTGGCGGATGCTGGTCGGCGGCGTGCGGGCCACCCGGGGCGTGGCGTACGTGTACCGGAGCCGGGACTTCACGCACTGGGTCCGCGCCAAGCACCCGCTGCACTCGGCGCTCACAGGGATGTGGGAGTGCCCCGATTTCTTCCCGGTGTCCGGGTCGGGGCAGCAGAACGGCCTCGACACCTCCGAGTCCGGCGTCAAGTACGTGCTCAAGAACAGCCTGGACCTCACCCGGTACGACTACTACACGGTGGGCACCTACGACAGGAAGAAGGACCGGTACGTGCCGGACAGCCCCAACGGCGACCAGCACCGGCTCCGGTACGACTACGGCAACTACTACGCCTCCAAGACGTTCTACGACCCGGCGAAGCGGCGGCGCGTCCTGCTCGGGTGGGCGAACGAGTCGGACAGCGTGCCAGACGACAAGGCCAAGGGCTGGGCCGGCATCCAT GCGATTCCAAGGAAGATCTGGCTCGACCCTAGTGGGAAGCAGCTACTGCAGTGGCCGATCGAGGAGGTCGAGAAGCTCAGGGGTAAGCCCGTCAGTGTGAGTGACAAGGTCGTCAAGCCCGGACAGCATTTTGAGGTCACAGGGCTCGGAACTTACCAG GCTGACGTGGAGGTGAGCTTCGAGGTATCGAGCCTGGAGAAGGCGGAGCCGTTCGATCCGGCGTACGACAACGACGCGCAGAAGCTGTGCGGCGTCAAGGGCGCGGACGTGAAGGGCGGGGTGGGGCCCTTCGGCCTGTGGGTGCTGGCCTCTGCCGACCTGCAGGAGAAGACTGCCGTGTTCTTCAGGGTCTTCAAGGACGGATATGGCAAGCCCAAGGTCCTCATGTGCACCGACCCCACCAA GTCATCTCTCAGTCCAGATTTGTATAAGCCGACCTTTGCAGGCTTCGTCGACACCGACATTTCAAGCGGGAAAATCTCGCTCAAAAGCTTG ATTGATCGGTCGGTTGTCGAGAGCTTCGGCGCGGGAGGCAGGACCTGTATCTTGTCACGAGTCTACCCGTCTATGGCTATCGGAAAGGATGCTCATCTTTACGTTTTCAACAATGGAGAGGCGGATGTTAAGGTGACCCACCTGACCGCCTGGGAGATGAAGAAACCATTGATGAATGGGGCTTAA